The Sinorhizobium fredii USDA 257 region GCCGGGGTCTTTGACAAGGCGCGAAACCTGCGCGACCTTTAGAGCGGGATTAAGGAAAGCCACGATGCGCTTCCGCGCGCGTCTCGCTCTGGCTTCTCGGAACTGATCACGGTTGCGGCCTGGATGGCCGTCCGCACTTGCCGTGATCAAACCTGGAAGTCGCCGCGACCACGGCGGGGCCGCGCATCCGGCAGCAATGCACCCCCTTTGAGAGTGGGGTTACGGGAGGAGTCTCCATGGGCGAGCCAAACACAGCCGCACAACCATCCCAGGAGTTCGAAAAGGTCCTGGTCAACAGTTCGACGGATGTGGCGTCCTTCGACACGCATGACAAGACGCCGCTTCAGAAGATTCAGCACTTCCTGCATTCGACGCCGGCGGCCGTGCCGTTCGTCGTGCTCATCGCGTCGATCCTTGTCTTCGGGCTCGCGATCGGCGGCAGGTTCTTCTCGTCCTACACGCTGACGCTGATCTTGCAGCAGATCGCTGTCGTCGGCATGCTCGGCGCGGCGCAGACGCTGGTGATCCTGACGGCCGGCATCGATCTCTCGATCGGCGTCATCATGGTCATCTCGGCCGTCGTCATGGGCAATTGCGCCGTGAGCTACGGCTTGCCGGCGCCGATTGCGGTGGCGGCCGGATTCCTCGTTGGCGGCGCCTGCGGGCTCTTGAACGGTCTTTTGGTGTCGCGCCTGAAGCTGCCGCCATTCATCGTCACGCTCGGCACCTGGTACGTGATCATGTCGACGAACTTCATCTACTCGGAGAACGCGACGATCCGCGAGGCGGACGTGACTGCGGTGACCCAGTGGCTGCATGTCTTCGGCGTGAACTTCAAGGTCGGCACGGCGGTGTTGACCCTCGGTGTCGTCGCCATGGTCGTCCTGGTTTTCGGCCTCTGGTACGCGTTGAACCACACCGCCTGGGGACGCCATCTCTATGCGGTCGGCGACGATCCGGAAGCCGCCAAGCTCTCCGGTATCCGCGTCGGCAGGGTGCTGCTCAGCGCCTACACGATCGCCGGCCTGATCGCCGCTCTGGCCGCCTGGGTCTCGATCGGCCGAAACGGCTCGATCTCGCCGTCGGCTGCGGTCACCGACTATAACCTGCAGGCCATTACGGCGGCCGTGATCGGCGGCATTTCGCTCTTCGGCGGCCGCGGCTCGATCCTCGGCAC contains the following coding sequences:
- a CDS encoding ABC transporter permease; translated protein: MGEPNTAAQPSQEFEKVLVNSSTDVASFDTHDKTPLQKIQHFLHSTPAAVPFVVLIASILVFGLAIGGRFFSSYTLTLILQQIAVVGMLGAAQTLVILTAGIDLSIGVIMVISAVVMGNCAVSYGLPAPIAVAAGFLVGGACGLLNGLLVSRLKLPPFIVTLGTWYVIMSTNFIYSENATIREADVTAVTQWLHVFGVNFKVGTAVLTLGVVAMVVLVFGLWYALNHTAWGRHLYAVGDDPEAAKLSGIRVGRVLLSAYTIAGLIAALAAWVSIGRNGSISPSAAVTDYNLQAITAAVIGGISLFGGRGSILGTLIGAMIVGVVSMGLNMLGADPQWKVFLTGVLIISAVAVDQWIRKVAA